From Theileria annulata chromosome 1, complete sequence, *** SEQUENCING IN PROGRESS ***, one genomic window encodes:
- a CDS encoding polynucleotide kinase 3'-phosphatase-like protein, putative (No Pfam or SMART or TIGRfam hits; so annotated as polynucleotide kinase 3'-phosphatase-like protein, based on the FASTA and BLAST evidence), whose translation MSESFSEPYGNSCESEEGWFKLPEGWKMYRTVLYRSYKDPKPCTNFAIYDMDNTLMITPSYFVEELKRGVQIQISKPLIPNDFVLFAPNVKEKLHNELKQGKGILIISNQRGMLENIPSAYLILGLFLSIQFSSERIELLLREPPGMLLFFEKKLNGGLPVDRDNSFFVGDAAGRRLDYKSSSLMMRNILSILKSTDYSTRRYYNIDENGTIVYINPYEIIKKLTISKMKNRFSKDFSDCDFKFAINNSLTFYTPDEYFYGVPEYNIKLDFDPLLVGSKPFFPVVPSGLILLIGNLSSGKTHFSRIFRNFTPMSQSDFGSTFHFMESLRKKLIKRENVVIDDINNTANERVQFVHLASSLGVLVTFVHLDLSQNLVNHLNKVKRLCCDEKTREFFQVPEVKGTFHSKRQLTKLIVERPSLDEGPNIIYTINDISFPMEHNELTQLHLP comes from the exons ATGTCTGAGAGTTTCTCCGAACCGTATGGAAACTCCTGTGAATCTGAGGAAGGATGGTTCAAATTGCCGGAAGGATGGAAAATG TATCGGACCGTCCTATACAGAAGTTACAAGGACCCAAAGCCTTGCACTAATTTCGCAATTTATGACATGGACAATACGCTAATGATAACTCCCAGTTACTTTGTAGAAGAACTTAAAAGAGGAGTCCAAATCCAAATCTCAAAACCCCTAATACCCAACGATTTTGTTTTATTCGCACCAAACGTCAAGGAAAAACTACATAATGAACTTAAACAAGG AAAAGGAATTTTGATCATTTCTAACCAGCGCGGTATGCTCGAGAACATTCCTTCTGCATATCTAATTCTAGGTTTGTTTCTTTCCATTCAATTTTCTTCAGAACGGATCGAACTTCTTTTAAGAGAGC CACCCGGGATGTTACTTTTTTTCGAGAAAAAACTAAATGGAGGACTACCCGTGGATAGGGATAACAGTTTTTTTGTAGGAGATGCAGCAGGACGTAGATTAGACTATAAATCATCGTCACTGATGATGCGGaatattttatctattttaaaatctacAGACTACTCAACACGTAGATACTATAATATTGATGAAAATGGAACCATTGTTTACATTAACCCGTACGAAATAATCAAGAAATTAACGATATCCAAGATGAAGAACAGATTCAGCAAAGATTTTTCAGATTGTGACTTCAAATTCGCCATTAACAACTCCTTAACTTTCTATACACCAGATGAATACTTTTACG GAGTACCGGAGTATAACATAAAGCTGGACTTTGACCCATTGTTGGTGGGATCGAAACCCTTTTTCCCTGTTGTCCCAAGCGGCTTGATTCTTTTGATTGGGAACTTGTCATCTGGAAAGACACATTTTTCAAGAATTTTTAGGAATTTCACACCAATGTCACAG TCTGACTTTGGAAGTACTTTTCACTTTATGGAATCCTTGAGGAAAAAGCTGATAAAACGAGAAAATGTTGTCATCGATGATATTAATAACACCGCCAATGAACGCGTTCAATTCGTACACCTGGCCTCATCTCTGGGAGTGTTGGTCACCTTTGTACACTTGGACCTTTCCCAAAATCTAGTCAATCACCTAAACAAAGTTAAAAGG TTGTGCTGTGATGAAAAAACGAGGGAATTTTTCCAAGTGCCAGAAGTAAAGGGTACATTCCATAGTAAGAGACAGTTGACCAAGTTAATAGTGGAAAGACCATCACTCGACGAGGGTCCCAATATCATCTACACCATCAACGACATATCATTTCCAATGGAACACAATGAACTCACACAACTCCACTTGCCATAA
- a CDS encoding rna-processing protein, putative (Contains RNA-binding HAT (Half A TPR) repeat units, found in RNA-processing proteins), translated as MAKLERSLKIPQGTDPNLGNNHLNNHKDGDSDDFRSNEEEIMDLATLYDKQFHEVIGRDPYRCKPWIEHVNLLKSLRPPRKTRQLYRISDIWKLNRVDQAPEQGKATVLLGDVSYENINNKIFKAYEKAVKYIPLSYKVWYNYVKDLVEDISEPFVSDPQPYERVNLVFESCLIHNFAYPTFYLLYGAFLRFQHRITKVRRLYDKALLNIAITQHHLIWDEYLKFVNEVDLLPLGKAVYRRYIQLKPSYREVLYEFLKRHGSYDDAAQVLYKLLNDHTFASESGKSSYDLWIELCELIRDHSDAITSIPVETLIKEGIGKYTDQVATLWIILADIYIVRGQLNIARDTYEEALDRVTTVQDFSIIFDVYAKFLENYAKQSNKLGTDQLETLMTVERLESLVNNRALLLASVKLKQNIHNVYNWINYIQLFKDDPNRMVEIYAEAVQTIDVSKSVGRVTELWARFATFYEERSDLENADKIYEKASKSDFKYVDDLATLWCCWVEMYLRHKQFKKALEISRRSVSGNGKTSISKRLHTSVKLWTLSLDMEQNFGTIETTRVTFNKMVELKVVTPQVALSFAGYLEQHKYFEASFNAFEKCVVLFKWPQLYYLYLPYLTKFVRRYKGTKLERAREIFDQCLYNRELKVPPKFVKYLFYLYASMEEEYGMVKKFLSILDDACKLADKEDQLTLIKFYVAKTCEFFGVTQTRQIYQQCLEYVSDDVARELCSMYIHMERGLGEIDRARAIYVYSSQISDPSINTDFWKGWREFEVLHGNEDSFREMLRIKRSVQAQYSKVYYNVEEVGQDDEVEELEENPLTELEKLTQT; from the exons ATGGCCAAACTTGAACGGTCTTTAAAGATTCCACAGGGAACTGACCCTAATCTGGGAAATAATCACTTAAATAACCATAAAGACGGAGATTCTGACGATTTTAGGTCAAATGAAGAAGAAATTATGGACTTGGCCACTTTGTACGATAAGCAGTTCCACGAAGTAATTGGACGTGATCCATACAGGTGTAAACCATGGATAGAGCACGTTAATCTGCTGAAGTCGTTAAGACCCCCAAGGAAAACTCGACAATTATACAGAATTTCAGATATTTGGAAACTTAACAGGGTGGATCAGGCCCCTGAACAAGGGAAAGCGACAGTCCTGTTAGGTGATGTATCATACgagaatataaataacaaGATATTTAAAGCTTATGAAAAGGCCGTAAAGTACATTCCTCTTAGTTATAAGGTGTGGTATAACTATGTTAAGGACCTAGTAGAGGATATATCTGAGCCATTTGTATCTGATCCCCAGCCGTATGAAAGAGTAAACTTAGTGTTTGAGTCCTGTTTGATACACAACTTTGCATATCCTACATTTTACCTGTTATATGGAGCATTTTTGAGATTCCAACATCGCATTACAAAGGTCAGACGCCTATACGATAAGGCACTACTTAACATTGCAATAACACAGCACCACCTCATCTGGGACGAGTACCTCAAATTTGTCAATGAAGTGGACTTGTTACCCCTAGGCAAAGCAGTTTATAGGAGATATATACAGCTAAAACCGAGCTATAGAGAAGTGCTTTACGAATTTTTGAAGAGGCATGGGAGCTACGATGACGCGGCTCAGGTCCTATATAAGCTCCTTAATGACCATACTTTCGCTTCAGAATCAGGCAAATCTTCATATGATTTATG gaTTGAGCTCTGTGAGTTGATCCGAGACCACTCTGATGCCATAACCAGTATACCCGTCGAAACCTTGATTAAGGAGGGGATCGGAAAATATACAGACCAAGTTGCGACCCTCTGGATTATTCTGGCTGATATTTACATTGTTAGAGGGCAACTAAACATCGCAAGAGACACTTACGAG GAGGCTCTGGATAGAGTAACTACGGTTCAagatttttcaataatctTCGATGTGTATGCTAAATTTCTGGAAAATTACGCGAAACAATCGAATAAACTGGG GACTGACCAATTGGAAACGTTAATGACAGTTGAAAGGTTGGAGAGTTTGGTCAATAACAGAGCATTGCTCCTGGCTTCTGTGAAGCTTAAACAGAACATCCACAACGTATACAACTGGATCAATTACATACAACTGTTCAAGGACGACCCTAATAGGATGGTTGAGATATACGCAGAGGCCGTTCAGACTATTGACGTGTCAAAGAGTGTGGGTAGAGTTACTGAACTTTGGGCACGTTTCGCTACTTTTTACGAGGAACGAAGTGATTTGGAAAACGCAGATAAGATATATGAAAAGGCTTCGAAATCAGACTTTAAGTACGTGGACGACCTTGCAACTCTCTGGTGTTGCTGGGTTGAGATGTACCTTAGACATAAGCAATTCAAGAAGGCTCTTGAAATCAGCCGCAGGTCTGTCAGCGGGAATGGGAAAACCTCAATTTCAAAGCGATTACATACTTCCGTTAAGCTCTGGACACTTTCCCTTGACATGGAGCAGAACTTTGGCACCATTGAAACAACCAGAGTGACCTTTAACAAGATGGTTGAATTGAAGGTTGTGACACCGCAAGTAGCTCTTAGTTTTGCAGGATATCTTGAACAGCACAAGTACTTTGAGGCTAGTTTCAACGCCTTCGAGAAATGCGTCGTTCTCTTCAAGTGGCCTCAGCTTTACTACTTGTATTTACCCTATCTGACCAAGTTCGTCCGCAGGTATAAAGGTACTAAGTTGGAGCGCGCTAGAGAAATCTTCGACCAGTGCCTTTACAACAGGGAGTTGAAGGTTCCTCCCAAATTTGTCAAGTACCTCTTCTACCTATACGCTAGCATGGAGGAGGAGTACGGCATGGTAAAAAAGTTCCTTTCGATCCTCGACGATGCTTGTAAACTGGCTGATAAGGAGGACCAGCTCACGCTGATCAAGTTTTACGTGGCTAAGACCTGTGAGTTCTTTGGTGTCACTCAAACAAGACAAATTTACCAACAGTGCCTTGAATACGTCAGTGACGATGTTGCTAGGGAACTCTGCTCCATGTACATTCATATGGAAAGAGGACTCGGTGAAATTGATCGTGCGAGAGCAATCTATGTCTACTCATCTCAGATTTCAGATCCTTCAATCAATACTGACTTTTGGAAG GGTTGGAGAGAGTTTGAGGTTTTACATGGGAACGAAGACTCGTTTAGGGAGATGCTCAGAATAAAGCGCAGTGTCCAGGCTCAGTACTCTAAGGTATACTACAATGTTGAGGAGGTTGGCCAGGACGATGAAGTCGAGGAACTAGAAGAAAATCCACTAACTGAACTGGAGAAACTAACACaaacataa
- a CDS encoding rna-binding protein, putative (Contains hits to Pfam RRM and WW domains) has translation MNDVNQVNHTPQPKAYYAFDDPLNEKKLRVWVGSIPGFVETDEFLMALQVAGVPPVSEIVFKKCPIRSWGFLTFKTFEDASECIQLIHGKKLFEQSDYTIEARFANPHESGQKNENYRSHSSGFLSDAHRTSLINSLTEESYDLLQDAGRTTLWHVYKDENGVPYYYNSITGHTQWERPIPPLLAVEASTSFMSDRNRLNAPPGSNLFIFHIPNVWDDAELSMHFTPFGNLVSAKVQRDANGCNSGIATKLHCK, from the exons ATGAATGACGTTAATCAAGTCAACCATACTCCACAGCCCAAGGCTTATTACGCTTTCGACGATCCCTTAAATGAGAAAAAGCTCAGGGTTTGGGTAGGCAGTATCCCAGGATTCGTAGAAACTGACGAGTTCCTAATGGCCCTGCAGGTTGCCGGAGTCCCCCCCGTTTCGGAGATTGTTTTCAAGAAGTGTCCCATCAGAAGTTGGGGATTCTTGACTTTTAAGACTTTCGAGGACGCTTCCGAATGTATACAACTGATTCATGGCAAGAAACTCTTTGAGC AATCTGATTATACAATTGAGGCAAGGTTTGCAAACCCTCACGAGTCTGGACAGAAGAACGAAAATTATAGAAGCCATTCTTCAGGCTTCCTTAGTGACGCCCATCGGACCTCGCTCATAAACTCTCTAACTGAGGAGAGCTACGACTTACTGCAGGACGCAGGACGTACTACACTGTGGCATGTATACAAAGACGAAAATGGTGTTCCCTACTACTACAACTCAATTACAGGACACACCCAATGGGAAAGACCAATCCCTCCACTATTGGCCGTTGAAGCTTCAACTTCCTTCATGA GTGATCGTAATAGGTTGAATGCACCTCCAGGTtcaaatttgtttatatttcaTATTCCCAACGTGTGGGACGATGCTGAACTTTCGATGCATTTCACACCATTTGGCAATTTAGTATCAGCTAAGGTTCAAAGGGACGCAAATGGATGTAACTCAGGTATAGCAACCAAACTTCATTGTAAATAA
- a CDS encoding vesicle transport protein, putative (Very wqeak similarity to t-SNARE SMART domain, contains a putative transmembrane domain;~1 probable transmembrane helix predicted for TA19995 by TMHMM2.0 at aa 192-214), with protein MGDLYNQYNSQIQVTLESIKDKVKLCKDNPNSANIGVYLKELDNLLSSSEQTLMQMELEARSYSDSSGFERLEQVKEIRNFLKEASDCSRSFHTELQRRELLGEVSSFGNTREFKTFSKNREMLSKGLMFIKTSCDVANEAERLGYDASKNLTQQRNVIDNVSSELTRAKFSLSGADEYLCCLLKQGRLNRVILKVVQIGIGVTILIILTIRLIKFLMLKPK; from the exons atggGAGATTTGTATAATCAGTATAACTCCCAGATACAAGTTACACTGGAGAGTATTAAAGATAAAGTTAAACTCTGTAAAGATAACCCGAACT CCGCCAATATTGGAGTGTATTTGAAAGAATTGGACAATTTGTTGTCATCTTCCGAGCAAACT TTAATGCAAATGGAACTTGAGGCCAGGAGTTATTCTGACTCCTCCGGATTTGAACGTTTAGAACAG GTTAAGGAAATAAGAAACTTTTTGAAGGAAGCCTCTGATTGCAGTAGGTCATTCCACACTGAACTTCAGCGGAGAGAACTTCTCGGAG agGTTTCTTCCTTCGGGAACACCAGAGAATTTAAAACCTTTAGTAAGAATCGGGAAATGTTAAGTAAAGGCCTTATGTTCATCAAG ACTTCCTGCGACGTTGCGAATGAGGCTGAAAGGCTGGGTTACGACGCATCCAAGAACTTAACTCAACAGAGGAATGTAATTGATAACGTTAGTTCCGAGCTGACTAGAGCCAAATTCTCGCTATCGGGAGCTGACGAGTATTTGTGTTGTCTTTTGAAGCAAGGCAGATTAAACAGAGTTATTTTAAAAGTCGTCCAAATCGGAATCGGAGTTACAATCTTAATTATCCTCACAATCAGACTGATTAAATTTCTAATGCTGAAACctaaataa
- a CDS encoding protein phosphatase 2A regulatory subunit B, putative → MGHMFSRSPTRKNDHAQYRAGTPSSTGRLSDDTPASVKSERRGWFSRLSDSSSMRCESVTSKSLGSNSPKSCGESYLVDSSVGSLSLSPLSLRGFEDERQEHIEPHQLRPYNTQWDKYRSDRPYRSDSKDTIMLNDDIIEVGYRYHTVPFASSSDDSDFEVKHASGINLSQATYDNNIWFYDEDSNKDQKRVVKERNFFNIRNKLNSMHKASQSKAFKMIGQRAQKSPPQRLEYSKPLESPHLEPFSPKPKPSITSREHTVIKLSNQSVEENVIYDVDPDHNKSVEDVFSLPLLRDTPSANRPELFQKKLIACQTVVDFDPKKQMQKAIELKRQVLLDIVDYISTTRNSINERILLDVIDLLSANVFRSLPQNPKKRNIYDCEDDEPTLEKSWPHLQIVYDIFLRVIVSNDVTSKMARNAIDKTFVLKLLATLNSEDQRERDYLKTILHRIYGKIVPLRNFIRKAIENVFIHFVYDTEVHYGITELLEILGSIINGFAIPLKEEHKIYLRNALAPLHKPNSLRTYHAALTYCMIQYINKDRTLSATILTCILNYWPSTNTQKEILFLNELEEVLSLTELPEFNLVLNQLVKRLKVCLSCTHFQIAERTLYMWNNERIMRLFNMSKATVYPALVPILNENSNTHWNSVVRTLSFNICKLLNETDPQLYQKSMESNSLDMYVLIDILP, encoded by the exons ATGGGCCACATGTTCTCAAGGTCACCAACAAGGAAAAATGATCATGCCCAGTATCGCGCCGGCACCCCCTCAAGTACAGGCCGCCTGTCAGATGATACTCCAGCATCAGTAAAGTCGGAACGACGAGGTTGGTTCTCAAGGTTGAGCGATTCCAGCAGCATGAGGTGTGAAAGCGTCACGTCGAAGTCATTGGGCTCAAACTCACCAAAATCTTGCGGAGAATCCTACTTAGTCGACAGCTCAGTCGGTTCCCTGTCACTATCACCTCTTTCGCTCAGAGGCTTTGAAGACGAACGACAAGAACACATAGAGCCACATCAACTGAGACCATATAACACCCAGTGGGACAAGTACAGAAGTGATAGACCATACCGCTCCGATAGCAAAGATACAATAATGCTTAACGATGACATAATTGAAGTGGGCTACAGGTACCACACGGTTCCATTCGCATCATCGTCGGACGACAGTGACTTTGAAGTAAAACACGCGAGCGGAATAAACCTCTCGCAAGCAACATACGACAATAACATCTGGTTCTACGACGAGGACTCAAACAAAGATCAAAAACGAGTAGTGAAAGAGCGAAACTTTTTTAACATAAGGAACAAGCTGAATAGTATGCATAAGGCATCGCAGTCGAAAGCCTTCAAGATGATAGGCCAGAGAGCACAGAAAAGTCCGCCGCAAAGACTGGAATACTCTAAGCCGCTAGAATCACCACATCTAGAACCGTTTTCACCAAAGCCGAAACCATCAATTACCTCAAGAGAACATACAGTAATAAAACTGTCAAACCAATCG gtGGAGGAGAATGTCATATACGATGTTGACCCAGACCACAATAAGAGTGTGGAGGACGTATTTTCATTACCTCTGCTGAGAGACACGCCCTCTGCGAACAGACCAGAATTATTCCAGAAGAAGTTAATAGCATGCCAAACTGTGGTTGATTTTGACCCGAAGAAACAGATGCAGAAAGCTATAGAGCTGAAACGCCAAGTGCTTCTTGACATCGTGGACTACATTAGTACAACCAGAAACTCAATAAATGAACGTATCCTACTGGACGTCATAGATTTACTCTCAGCGAACGTGTTTAGATCATTGCCTCAAAACCCAAAGAAGAGAAACATTTACGACTGTGAAGACGACGAACCGACACTGGAGAAGAGCTGGCCTCACCTCCAGATAGTGTATGATATATTCCTCAGAGTGATCGTCTCAAATGACGTTACGTCGAAAATGGCAAGAAACGCAATAGACAAGACGTTTGTGCTTAAGCTGTTGGCAACTTTGAACTCTGAAGACCAGCGTGAACGCGACTACCTTAAGACCATTCTCCACAGGATTTACGGGAAGATTGTTCCGCTTCGAAACTTCATCAGAAAGGCAATTGAAAACGTGTTCATCCACTTTGTTTACGATACCGAAGTCCACTATGGAATCACAGAACTTCTGGAAATACTCGGAAGTATAATAAACGGATTTGCAATACCGCTAAAAGAGgaacataaaatatatttgagGAATGCTTTGGCACCTCTACATAAGCCAAACTCGCTAAGGACGTACCACGCCGCCCTCACATATTGTATGATACAATACATTAACAAGGATAGAACACTATCTGCAACAATACTCACATGTATACTAAACTACTGGCCGTCAACAAACACACAAAAGGAGATCCTATTTCTAAACGAACTTGAAGAAGTACTCTCACTCACAGAGCTTCCAGAATTTAACCTGGTCCTCAACCAGCTAGTTAAACGGCTCAAGGTCTGCCTCTCCTGCACACACTTCCAAATCGCAGAAAGAACACTTTATATGTGGAACAATGAAAGGATAATGAGACTGTTCAACATGTCAAAGGCAACAGTATACCCTGCACTGGTGCCGATCCTAAACGAAAACTCAAATACACACTGGAACTCTGTAGTTCGCACATTGTCATTCAATATATGTAAACTATTAAACGAAACTGATCCACAACTATATCAAAAGTCAATGGAATCCAACTCACTAGATATGTACGTTTTAATAGATATTCTACCCTGA
- a CDS encoding integral membrane protein, putative (Contains putative three transmembrane domains, moderatly similar to C-terminal half of P. falciparum hypothetical protein mal6p1.308;~3 probable transmembrane helices predicted for TA19975 by TMHMM2.0 at aa 233-255, 267-289 and 309-328) — MPKQDDDSYLYIQGDYSLDSDFDKSPSSKYNPTNNKLEQGFNKSTPRLNYSGSINSCQNNKYLNSIYSTPHALVHQSPNSDLSPFSRSEFSIPPYPREDLSPSNCSNPDNRITRERSYVFPSAYRSGRSSTCNVTIPIELDQCISNSPPNNHSKFVNTSEFNTDKTSNTNKNPKIVKELESQNMEDKTDEDNLLYEAGRDLLLAPEFASDERTRRFLSLSRELYVAIIGCQVVYILTSLMFGNAPLSIIVTLLMIQSCFCHADGRPVAYIVNAFLSLAINITIIIALAQDISGLEPFRTEPVLKTLSYVYIPICFLFTALSVFLAFGFRRLRNSEKKTIINATNNLLGKRYHVDQKHLTVKPN; from the coding sequence atgcCAAAACAAGACGACGattcatatttatatattcagGGCGATTACTCATTGGATTCTGATTTCGATAAATCACCCAGTAGCAAATACAATCCAACTAACAACAAATTAGAACAAGGCTTTAACAAGTCTACACCCCGACTTAATTATTCTGGCTCTATAAATTCTTGccaaaataataaatatctGAACTCAATTTATTCAACTCCACACGCACTTGTACATCAAAGTCCAAACTCTGACTTATCACCTTTCTCAAGAAGCGAATTTTCAATTCCACCTTACCCAAGGGAGGATTTAAGTCCCTCGAACTGTTCAAACCCGGATAACAGAATTACGAGAGAAAGATCGTATGTCTTTCCATCAGCTTATAGAAGTGGAAGATCTAGCACTTGCAATGTAACTATTCCAATAGAATTAGATCAATGCATTTCTAACTCTCCACCAAATAATCACAGTAAATTTGTAAACACAAGTGAGTTTAACACTGATAAAACTAGTAATACAAACAAGAATCCAAAAATAGTTAAAGAGTTGGAATCGCAAAATATGGAGGATAAGACGGACGAAgacaatttattatacgAAGCAGGTCGGGATTTATTATTGGCACCAGAATTTGCATCTGATGAGAGAACTCGGAGGTTCTTGTCCCTATCGAGGGAACTTTACGTAGCCATCATAGGCTGTCAAGttgtatatatactaaCTTCTTTGATGTTTGGCAACGCTCCTCTTTCTATAATTGTTACTCTGTTAATGATACAAAGTTGTTTTTGTCACGCTGATGGTAGGCCCGTAGCATATATTGTCAATGCATTTCTCTCTCTTGcaataaatattacaataattatagCTCTAGCTCAGGATATATCTGGTCTAGAGCCCTTTAGGACTGAGCCAGTACTAAAAACTCTTTCCTATGTTTACATACCAATTTGTTTTTTGTTTACAGCCCTTTCAGTATTTTTGGCATTTGGATTCAGGAGGCTGAGAAATAGCGAGAAGAAAACAATAATCAACGCAACAAATAATCTCCTAGGGAAGAGATATCACGTTGATCAAAAGCACTTGACTGTAAAACCAAActaa